In a genomic window of Lacrimispora sp. BS-2:
- a CDS encoding ImmA/IrrE family metallo-endopeptidase has protein sequence MNYESLLEEADSHGIIIKERPLIANDGRIRGTQILIRQDMTDCQKACVLAEELGHYHTTTGNILDQSQVSNQKQERTARLWAYNKMITLERLVAAKEAGCRNGYEIAEHLNVTEEFLLEALNCYQAKYGKGLQKDNYLILFEPFNIYKLVD, from the coding sequence TTGAACTATGAATCTTTATTAGAAGAAGCGGATTCCCATGGGATCATTATAAAAGAACGGCCGCTGATCGCCAATGACGGGAGGATAAGGGGCACTCAGATACTGATCCGCCAGGATATGACAGACTGCCAGAAAGCATGTGTTCTGGCGGAAGAGCTGGGGCACTACCATACCACCACCGGCAACATTCTAGATCAGTCCCAGGTATCCAACCAGAAGCAGGAACGCACCGCCCGGCTATGGGCCTACAATAAAATGATAACCTTAGAAAGGCTGGTGGCGGCAAAGGAAGCCGGCTGCCGGAACGGGTACGAGATCGCAGAGCATTTAAACGTAACCGAAGAATTTTTACTGGAGGCCTTAAACTGCTATCAGGCCAAGTATGGAAAAGGCCTGCAAAAAGATAATTACCTGATCCTTTTTGAACCTTTTAACATTTATAAGCTGGTGGATTAA
- a CDS encoding ComEC/Rec2 family competence protein codes for MLVLTSWLLIPAFFAAGVVLYGYWRGRDRLWVLLPLLFLYLGAAWAGYDCKRWKERERTIEELSAGYVEAEGRISSFEEKNGSLQIVLKENRVKKQDISCRVSRLMVSVRPLDLQSIGDNGNKRLRLGQLIKVKGEVQPFSPARNPGEFDSKAYYQGLGIDGKFIGKELEILDLREAPLLDGIRQAREWGRSLLYKYTSKEDAGVLTAAVLGDTRGLPEDIKSLYQKNGISHLLAISGMHMSFLGLSFYRILRKTGMGLGGAGLAGTTLVVMYGILTGSGPSVVRAVIMMSVAFLAAYLGRTYDLLSSTSLALLFLGLKSPMLLMNGGVQLSFGAVYAIGWAGPLLETWLGKKNFLSGAISTGAAVQIVTMPITLYHFYQIPFYGLFLNLLLIPLMDWVVCSGIGVIFLGSFSPLLGTAAAGTGHYILAFYEWICKSMEGLPGYSLTFGRPEPGRLAAYGLILFAGMSALNIWKEYEEHRAGENKDEKKRRTSYGLKVLFLAGMYCFCILLLKPGPVNGLEAVFLDVGQGDGILLRAGRSAVLVDGGSSSKKSLGKYSLEPCLKSLGVPVIHFAFISHGDQDHLSGVAYLLENSEDIKIENLMLPYHGREDEAIKKLEELARRRRTKVKYVAGGDWVQVEGLRITCLYPGIEDRPETTNEESEVLKIDYGNCRMLFTGDMEERGEKELLERAGERLLLAEVNVLKVAHHGSKYSSGEAFLDAVKPRWAVVSYGVDNSYGHPHQEVLDRLKERGTEVFKTGEGGAIKMWTDGERIRFESFVDGEKFSRYN; via the coding sequence TTGCTGGTTTTGACATCCTGGCTTTTGATTCCGGCTTTTTTTGCTGCCGGGGTTGTTCTTTATGGTTATTGGAGAGGCAGAGACCGGCTTTGGGTTCTTTTGCCTCTTCTTTTTTTATACCTGGGCGCGGCCTGGGCCGGATATGACTGCAAAAGGTGGAAAGAGAGGGAAAGGACCATTGAGGAGCTTTCGGCCGGTTATGTGGAAGCAGAGGGAAGGATTTCTTCTTTTGAAGAAAAGAATGGATCTCTTCAGATTGTTCTAAAGGAAAACCGGGTGAAAAAGCAGGATATTTCCTGCCGTGTTTCACGTCTGATGGTGTCTGTCAGGCCGTTGGATCTCCAATCCATAGGTGATAACGGGAATAAAAGGCTGCGCCTTGGGCAGCTCATCAAAGTGAAGGGGGAGGTACAACCCTTTTCACCTGCCAGGAACCCGGGGGAGTTTGACAGCAAGGCATATTATCAGGGGCTGGGGATTGACGGAAAGTTTATTGGTAAGGAACTGGAGATTCTGGATTTAAGAGAAGCCCCTCTTTTAGACGGGATACGCCAGGCTAGGGAATGGGGACGCTCCCTCCTTTATAAGTATACCTCAAAAGAAGATGCCGGCGTTTTAACGGCAGCCGTTTTAGGAGATACAAGAGGGCTTCCGGAGGATATTAAATCTTTATATCAAAAGAACGGAATTTCCCATCTTCTTGCAATCAGCGGCATGCATATGTCCTTCCTCGGTCTTTCTTTTTACCGGATTTTAAGGAAAACCGGAATGGGACTTGGAGGGGCCGGTCTGGCAGGAACCACCCTGGTGGTTATGTATGGGATTTTAACAGGAAGCGGTCCTTCGGTGGTGAGGGCTGTGATTATGATGTCTGTCGCATTTCTGGCCGCCTATCTTGGAAGAACCTATGATCTTTTATCCTCCACTTCCCTGGCGCTGCTTTTCCTGGGACTTAAGTCGCCTATGCTCCTTATGAATGGAGGGGTCCAGCTGTCCTTTGGGGCTGTCTATGCAATCGGATGGGCAGGTCCCCTCCTTGAAACCTGGCTTGGAAAGAAGAATTTTCTGTCAGGCGCGATTTCCACAGGAGCAGCGGTACAAATAGTTACCATGCCTATTACACTGTATCATTTTTATCAGATTCCTTTCTATGGACTGTTTTTAAATCTTCTGCTTATCCCCTTAATGGACTGGGTGGTTTGTTCCGGAATCGGCGTTATCTTTCTTGGAAGCTTCAGTCCCCTTCTTGGGACCGCTGCTGCGGGAACAGGGCATTATATTCTTGCCTTTTATGAATGGATCTGCAAAAGCATGGAAGGGCTTCCTGGATACAGCCTGACCTTTGGCAGACCGGAGCCTGGACGGCTGGCGGCTTATGGCCTTATTCTGTTTGCAGGAATGTCCGCTTTGAACATCTGGAAGGAGTATGAGGAGCATAGGGCCGGGGAGAATAAAGACGAGAAAAAGAGAAGGACTTCCTATGGTTTAAAGGTCCTTTTTCTGGCAGGGATGTATTGCTTTTGCATCCTGCTGTTAAAGCCTGGTCCTGTAAATGGGCTGGAAGCTGTGTTTCTCGATGTGGGGCAAGGGGATGGCATCCTGTTACGGGCAGGAAGATCTGCGGTTTTAGTGGATGGAGGAAGCTCTTCTAAAAAATCTCTGGGCAAATATTCCCTGGAGCCTTGTTTAAAAAGTTTAGGGGTACCAGTCATTCATTTTGCATTCATCAGCCATGGGGATCAGGATCATTTAAGCGGTGTAGCCTATCTTTTGGAAAACAGTGAAGATATAAAAATTGAAAATCTCATGCTTCCCTATCATGGAAGGGAGGATGAGGCAATCAAGAAGCTGGAGGAGCTTGCCAGGCGGCGGAGAACCAAAGTGAAGTACGTGGCAGGAGGTGATTGGGTCCAGGTGGAGGGCCTTCGCATCACCTGCTTGTATCCAGGAATAGAAGACAGGCCGGAAACTACCAATGAGGAGTCAGAGGTATTAAAGATAGATTATGGAAACTGCCGCATGCTGTTTACAGGAGATATGGAAGAAAGAGGAGAGAAGGAACTTTTGGAAAGGGCCGGAGAAAGGCTGCTGCTGGCAGAGGTGAATGTGTTAAAGGTGGCCCATCATGGCTCTAAATATTCCTCTGGGGAAGCATTTCTCGATGCAGTAAAGCCCCGTTGGGCTGTGGTCTCTTATGGGGTGGATAATTCTTACGGACACCCTCATCAGGAGGTTTTAGACCGTTTGAAGGAGAGGGGAACAGAGGTTTTTAAAACAGGAGAAGGAGGGGCCATAAAAATGTGGACTGATGGGGAGAGGATCCGGTTTGAAAGTTTCGTTGACGGAGAGAAGTTCTCCCGGTATAATTAG
- a CDS encoding phage tail tube protein, with protein MSNITMDAWDAISATKAECFITIENERYNFMQALNLEAKIEKVKSEIPILGRAMKGNKTVGMKGSGSATFHYNTSIFRDILYKFQQTGKDIYFDIQVTNEDPASRVGRQTVILKDCNLNGGIIAKFDATGEYLEDEFEFTFESWEMPERFSNLAGMQ; from the coding sequence ATGAGTAATATTACAATGGATGCATGGGACGCGATCAGCGCCACAAAAGCAGAGTGTTTTATCACAATTGAAAATGAGCGGTACAATTTTATGCAGGCACTGAACCTGGAGGCAAAGATTGAAAAGGTAAAATCAGAGATCCCGATTCTGGGACGTGCCATGAAGGGAAATAAGACTGTGGGAATGAAGGGAAGCGGATCAGCTACTTTCCATTACAATACAAGCATTTTCCGGGATATCTTATACAAGTTCCAGCAGACTGGAAAGGATATTTATTTTGATATCCAGGTAACCAATGAGGATCCTGCTTCCAGGGTAGGCCGCCAGACTGTAATTTTAAAAGATTGCAACTTAAATGGAGGAATTATCGCCAAATTTGACGCAACAGGGGAATATCTGGAAGATGAATTTGAATTTACATTTGAAAGCTGGGAAATGCCGGAAAGATTCAGCAACCTTGCGGGAATGCAGTAA
- a CDS encoding phage tail sheath family protein, translated as MLGGGNFTIQNKVFPGAYINFVSTASTGAAMGSRGVAAIPMVLEWGPEKEVFEVTAEDLPKRCKEIFGYAMDDAAMLPVRELFRNMTKGIFYRLNTGVHGANDYGTARYSGIRGNSLMTIISKNVDDPSKFDVKTLFDGREVDCQTITEAGELKDNSYVIFKKEAALAETAGLPFTGGTNGADVTGEDYAEFLEKMENSSFQILCCPSADDKVKALFTAFTKRMRDEAGVKFQTVLHQYSKADYEGVISVENEAEESATGLVYWTAGAEAACTVNKTIENKVYDGECTVKTSYTQAQLADAIKAGKLMLHKVGSEIRVLTDSNTLVTYREEKGEDFSNNQTVRVLDQIGNDIASLFHTRYLGKISNDDGGRVSLWNDIVTYGKQLAVLRAIEAVNSEEVTVEKGQGKRSVVVNFPVKPINSMSILYMTVVVS; from the coding sequence ATGTTAGGTGGAGGAAATTTTACAATTCAAAATAAGGTATTTCCTGGTGCATATATCAATTTTGTCAGTACCGCTTCAACTGGTGCTGCCATGGGAAGCAGGGGAGTTGCGGCAATCCCCATGGTTCTTGAATGGGGGCCGGAGAAGGAAGTGTTCGAGGTCACCGCAGAGGATTTGCCAAAAAGGTGTAAAGAAATTTTTGGCTATGCAATGGATGATGCAGCCATGCTTCCGGTAAGAGAGCTTTTCAGAAATATGACGAAAGGTATTTTTTACCGCCTGAATACAGGGGTACATGGGGCTAATGATTACGGTACTGCAAGGTACTCCGGCATTCGGGGAAACAGTCTGATGACCATTATTTCTAAAAACGTGGATGATCCTTCCAAATTTGATGTAAAAACACTGTTTGACGGAAGAGAAGTTGATTGCCAGACTATCACAGAGGCAGGAGAACTGAAGGACAACAGCTATGTGATATTTAAAAAGGAGGCTGCGCTTGCAGAGACGGCAGGGCTTCCATTTACAGGAGGTACCAATGGTGCTGATGTGACAGGAGAGGACTATGCAGAGTTCCTGGAAAAAATGGAGAATTCCTCCTTCCAGATTCTTTGCTGTCCTTCTGCAGACGATAAGGTGAAGGCTTTGTTTACCGCATTTACAAAACGCATGAGAGATGAGGCTGGTGTCAAGTTCCAGACAGTATTACACCAGTATTCCAAGGCTGATTACGAGGGAGTTATTTCCGTGGAGAATGAGGCAGAGGAATCAGCTACAGGGCTTGTATATTGGACTGCCGGTGCAGAAGCGGCTTGTACGGTCAACAAGACCATTGAAAATAAGGTTTACGACGGCGAGTGTACAGTTAAGACTTCTTATACCCAGGCTCAGCTTGCGGATGCCATTAAGGCGGGCAAGCTGATGCTTCACAAGGTAGGAAGTGAAATCCGGGTTCTGACTGACAGTAACACATTGGTTACTTATAGAGAGGAAAAGGGAGAAGATTTCTCCAATAACCAGACGGTCCGTGTGCTGGATCAGATTGGAAATGATATTGCATCTCTTTTCCATACACGTTATCTGGGCAAAATCTCTAACGATGATGGGGGACGTGTAAGCCTTTGGAATGACATAGTTACATATGGAAAACAGCTGGCTGTGTTAAGAGCCATTGAAGCTGTAAATTCAGAAGAAGTCACCGTGGAAAAAGGACAGGGCAAGCGGTCTGTCGTGGTGAATTTTCCAGTGAAACCGATTAATTCCATGAGCATTTTATACATGACAGTAGTTGTATCATAA
- a CDS encoding phage portal protein, giving the protein MGDLSCFLSQNAVKAEHEKFVASKRFLGSDKKPVEWEIKAITSKEDEALRKESTKRVQVTGKKGQYTQETDYNLYLGKLAAECTVYPNLNDKELQDSYHVMGADGLLKAMLTAGEYAGYLERIQQVNGFDITLEEQVEEAKN; this is encoded by the coding sequence ATGGGAGATTTAAGTTGTTTTTTAAGCCAGAACGCAGTTAAGGCTGAGCATGAAAAGTTTGTTGCTTCCAAACGTTTTTTAGGTTCGGATAAAAAGCCGGTTGAGTGGGAGATTAAAGCCATTACTTCTAAGGAAGATGAAGCTCTGAGAAAAGAGAGCACCAAACGGGTACAGGTAACCGGAAAAAAGGGTCAGTATACCCAGGAGACGGATTATAACCTTTATCTTGGAAAGTTGGCAGCAGAGTGTACGGTTTATCCCAACTTAAATGATAAGGAGTTGCAGGATTCTTATCATGTCATGGGAGCAGACGGGCTTTTAAAGGCCATGCTGACTGCCGGTGAATACGCGGGTTATCTGGAACGTATTCAGCAGGTAAACGGGTTTGATATCACTCTGGAAGAGCAGGTTGAAGAAGCAAAAAACTAA
- the holA gene encoding DNA polymerase III subunit delta: MQTLTQDIKNHSFKPIYLLYGEESFLKNSYKNQMKAAITAGDTMNFNQFEGKGIDVREVISLADTMPFFAEKRLILVENSGFFKSASDEMVSYLPQMPDTTCLIFVESEVDKRSKMFKKVKELGYAAEMERQNTAQLARWAGTLLSREGKKITGNTMELFLHMTGDDMENIRMELEKLISYTLGREIITAEDVETICTVRTTNKIFDMVAAIVNRQTKKAMDLYEDLLTLKEPPMRILFLIARQFNQILQVKELMGKGMDKGGIASKLKIPPFAAGKIMPQARTFSKEQILSYVNLCVDAEEAVKTGKLNDRMAVELLLTQKY, from the coding sequence ATGCAGACGCTGACTCAGGATATCAAAAATCACAGCTTCAAGCCGATTTATCTTCTATATGGAGAAGAATCATTTTTGAAAAACAGCTATAAAAATCAAATGAAGGCAGCTATTACGGCAGGCGATACCATGAACTTCAACCAGTTTGAAGGAAAGGGAATCGATGTGCGGGAGGTCATCAGTCTTGCAGATACCATGCCTTTCTTTGCAGAAAAACGCCTGATCCTGGTGGAAAACAGCGGTTTTTTTAAATCCGCTTCTGATGAAATGGTATCTTATCTGCCCCAGATGCCGGATACCACATGTCTGATCTTTGTGGAATCTGAGGTTGATAAGCGAAGTAAAATGTTTAAAAAGGTAAAGGAACTGGGGTATGCGGCTGAAATGGAGCGTCAGAATACGGCCCAGCTTGCCAGATGGGCAGGGACTTTGCTTTCCAGAGAAGGTAAGAAGATCACAGGAAATACCATGGAACTATTTCTTCACATGACCGGAGATGATATGGAAAATATCCGCATGGAGCTGGAAAAGCTCATAAGCTATACTCTGGGAAGAGAGATTATTACGGCTGAGGATGTGGAAACCATCTGCACGGTCCGGACAACCAATAAGATTTTTGATATGGTGGCAGCGATTGTGAACCGGCAGACCAAAAAAGCCATGGATCTTTATGAAGACCTTCTCACCTTAAAGGAACCTCCCATGAGAATCCTCTTTCTTATTGCCAGGCAGTTTAACCAGATTCTGCAGGTAAAGGAGCTGATGGGAAAGGGAATGGATAAGGGCGGCATTGCCTCAAAGCTTAAGATTCCTCCTTTTGCGGCAGGAAAGATCATGCCTCAGGCAAGGACATTTTCCAAAGAACAGATTTTGTCTTATGTAAACTTGTGCGTGGATGCGGAAGAAGCTGTGAAGACCGGAAAGCTAAATGACCGAATGGCAGTGGAATTGCTGCTGACGCAAAAGTATTAG
- a CDS encoding DUF6838 family protein has protein sequence MYNEIMEGVLKRLKELFPEARIGTLPLEEGIAEPYFEVGFLEASEKPVNGQRYFRSVSVYVKYYGQNSEQRLKDRNLVLDVLMDKLEYITLEDGCLIRGSSRKGKYEEAALNFLVDYQVHILKTEEPQESMEDIKIK, from the coding sequence ATGTATAACGAAATCATGGAGGGGGTCTTAAAAAGGCTAAAAGAGCTTTTTCCGGAGGCCAGAATCGGTACGCTTCCCTTGGAGGAGGGAATTGCTGAACCTTATTTTGAGGTCGGGTTCTTAGAAGCATCAGAAAAACCTGTAAACGGTCAGCGTTATTTCCGCAGTGTGAGCGTGTACGTGAAATATTACGGTCAGAATTCAGAACAGCGGCTAAAGGACAGGAATCTTGTTCTGGATGTTCTTATGGACAAGCTGGAATACATTACTCTGGAAGATGGCTGCTTAATAAGAGGCAGCAGCAGAAAAGGAAAATATGAGGAGGCTGCTTTAAACTTCCTGGTAGATTACCAGGTTCATATTTTAAAAACTGAAGAGCCGCAGGAGTCTATGGAAGACATAAAAATAAAGTGA
- a CDS encoding AI-2E family transporter: protein MGDLLKKKQIRVFLSRLLLAMLVIIIYKIVMNFSDVVVWVKSFTKVLIPFFYGFVIAYLLNIPCSALEQRLNRLQFSPFQKRSRGISVFVIYALFIAAIVLIVNKVIPLLQKSILDFILNFNTYYNNAIMALEHLPFEKLGLSEILEDIMPSRTAWKSMLEGIGLKEVLDSLSAVLGVTSHIFSGFITIVTSVYFLLETHNFKFQTRRLMDLFLNEKIRKAVLRYGNIVNDSFKKFIVCQLLDSLILCVITTIEFTLLGSRYSMALGIILAVCNIIPYFGSIFGSIGVVIIISCTNGINTGAIAALVLLVTQQIDGNVIQPKLMGTSFSLSPALIVIGITLGGAIAGIWGMVLAVPVVHILKVIAGDLIAVREEKVREACADTLRITVDPAPEVSSECNE, encoded by the coding sequence ATGGGAGATTTACTGAAAAAAAAGCAGATAAGGGTATTTTTATCAAGGCTGCTGCTTGCCATGCTGGTCATTATCATTTATAAAATTGTTATGAATTTTTCCGATGTGGTGGTTTGGGTCAAATCATTTACTAAGGTACTTATCCCCTTTTTCTATGGATTTGTCATAGCATATCTGCTGAATATCCCATGTTCTGCCCTGGAACAGCGTTTAAACAGGCTTCAATTCAGCCCGTTTCAAAAACGTTCCAGAGGAATCAGTGTTTTTGTTATTTATGCTTTATTTATTGCTGCCATTGTTCTGATCGTAAATAAGGTAATTCCCCTGCTTCAAAAAAGCATATTGGATTTTATATTAAACTTCAACACTTATTATAATAATGCCATAATGGCCTTGGAGCATCTGCCGTTTGAAAAGCTGGGCTTATCGGAAATACTGGAAGATATTATGCCGTCCCGTACCGCCTGGAAAAGTATGCTGGAGGGAATCGGCCTGAAAGAGGTATTAGATTCATTAAGTGCGGTTTTGGGAGTTACTTCCCATATTTTCAGTGGATTTATTACGATTGTGACTTCCGTTTATTTCCTGCTGGAGACTCATAATTTTAAATTCCAGACGAGACGGCTCATGGATTTGTTTCTTAACGAAAAAATCAGAAAAGCAGTTTTAAGGTACGGAAACATAGTCAATGACAGTTTTAAAAAGTTTATTGTCTGCCAGCTTTTAGATTCCCTGATTTTATGTGTGATTACTACCATCGAATTTACCTTGCTTGGTTCCAGGTATTCAATGGCCCTTGGGATCATATTGGCTGTCTGTAATATCATCCCTTACTTTGGTTCAATTTTTGGTTCCATTGGTGTTGTAATCATCATTTCGTGTACAAACGGAATCAATACGGGGGCAATTGCTGCTTTGGTTTTACTTGTTACCCAGCAGATTGACGGGAATGTGATACAGCCAAAGCTTATGGGGACCTCATTTTCCTTAAGTCCGGCTTTGATCGTCATAGGAATCACTTTGGGCGGCGCAATCGCCGGGATATGGGGAATGGTTTTAGCAGTTCCCGTCGTTCATATATTGAAGGTCATTGCAGGGGATTTAATAGCGGTCAGAGAAGAAAAGGTCAGGGAAGCCTGTGCAGACACATTGAGAATTACGGTGGATCCTGCTCCGGAGGTCTCGTCCGAATGTAATGAATAA
- a CDS encoding helix-turn-helix transcriptional regulator — MEIGQIIKRRREALGISQEELAQKAGYKSRSSINKIEVDGRGLPQSKIIAIANALKTTPAYLMGWESDTDSAFDYVSGCFGKFAGEMLENFHRLNEKGQKEALKRVREMVHIPEYAKDHNPVKILNTERKAYLDPVAAHERTDIQVTEEMKQHDDAFFDE, encoded by the coding sequence ATGGAAATTGGGCAGATCATTAAAAGGAGACGGGAGGCGCTTGGAATCTCCCAGGAAGAACTGGCGCAGAAGGCAGGTTATAAATCCCGTTCTTCCATTAATAAAATCGAGGTAGACGGAAGAGGGCTTCCCCAGTCAAAGATCATAGCAATCGCCAATGCTCTAAAAACAACGCCAGCCTATCTCATGGGCTGGGAAAGCGATACAGATTCTGCCTTTGACTATGTAAGCGGCTGTTTCGGGAAATTTGCCGGAGAAATGCTTGAGAATTTTCATCGTTTAAATGAGAAAGGGCAGAAGGAAGCTTTAAAACGTGTCAGGGAAATGGTTCATATCCCTGAATACGCAAAAGATCACAACCCGGTTAAGATTTTAAATACTGAAAGAAAAGCTTACCTGGACCCGGTGGCAGCCCATGAGCGGACCGACATTCAGGTGACAGAAGAAATGAAACAGCATGATGATGCCTTTTTTGATGAATAA
- a CDS encoding phage tail tape measure protein, which translates to MATIQNSIQLQDGASSVLTRINHSINITSESFRKFQMAASGFMGLPGMTAAVTDIHSMGIQFEQVTEVIVEAREQQKKLNKTIDDGKEKVQKMKELWDKALSGLGKMGINTSPMEIFNQANDIKAAGNLIQSRTGMQGQDLDMAKQSAENLYVDNISGSLEDAAKSLSSVHQMTGQTGNSLEQLTRAGLLLEDTFGYGLADSIHSAGVLQEQFGATGAQSLDLIVQATQAGLDKNGELLDTINEYSSQFKNLGFGGADMFNMLINGAQNGEVSVSTLGEAVKEFSSRTVGGGKDAQEGFSALGLDAAKMTEAFGSGGDTAKQAFQQTIAALSSMEDPVSRNIAGMKLFGSAWGELGSEGIMALSNLDGSVTLSTEHLEELNSVKYNDAASALSSLAKTINMGLAGPIGNTVDNVTKAISSFTTGLKGNVGEISGIFGAIGFVAGTVGRAFTEIWPVIEPVLWGIIAALIVYNATMEEGWIAVLKNAAGEAWKTICDWAETAAIIALIAAQDGLNAALAACPLNWIIMLIIILIALFYAGVAAVNKFAGTSYSATGLICGVIAVAVAFIANALMGLLEIGFGIIEYFYNGWVAFANFFGNLFNDPVASVIHLFADLGDTVLGVIQKIAEGLDFIFGTNMADTVKGWRDDLSNLADELADKYGNGTYEVKADKLDMDQVLADLGWSPERLKYGENFQKWDTFGRGLEGGAKGKLDDIKNFFRGGTSEDALSGTTDSIAQGIGDTAMNTAAMADSMDIVDEELKYMRDAAEQEIINRFTLAELKVDVNNNNTIKNMTDYDELNRRLGDATSEILASAAEGVNF; encoded by the coding sequence ATGGCAACAATACAAAATTCAATACAGCTTCAGGATGGAGCCTCCTCCGTGTTAACGAGAATCAATCATTCAATCAATATTACAAGCGAGTCCTTTCGAAAATTTCAGATGGCGGCCAGTGGTTTTATGGGGCTGCCTGGGATGACGGCTGCAGTAACGGATATTCATAGTATGGGAATTCAGTTTGAACAGGTTACGGAAGTAATCGTGGAGGCCAGGGAACAGCAGAAAAAGTTAAATAAAACCATAGATGATGGCAAGGAAAAAGTCCAGAAAATGAAGGAACTCTGGGATAAGGCATTATCTGGCTTAGGTAAGATGGGAATCAACACCAGCCCTATGGAAATATTCAACCAGGCAAATGATATAAAAGCAGCCGGAAATCTCATACAGTCCAGAACCGGAATGCAAGGGCAGGATCTGGATATGGCAAAGCAAAGTGCTGAAAATCTATACGTGGATAACATAAGCGGCAGTCTGGAAGATGCAGCAAAGAGTTTGTCTTCGGTTCATCAGATGACTGGTCAAACGGGAAATAGCCTGGAGCAGCTTACAAGAGCGGGATTACTCCTTGAAGATACCTTTGGTTACGGCCTGGCAGACAGTATCCATAGTGCCGGAGTGCTGCAGGAGCAGTTTGGAGCAACTGGTGCTCAGTCCTTGGACTTAATTGTACAGGCAACTCAGGCCGGGCTTGATAAAAATGGGGAACTGCTGGACACGATCAATGAATATTCCTCCCAGTTTAAGAATCTAGGCTTTGGCGGGGCAGATATGTTTAACATGCTTATCAATGGGGCACAGAACGGAGAAGTATCAGTCAGCACTTTAGGTGAGGCTGTAAAGGAATTTTCATCAAGGACTGTTGGCGGAGGAAAGGACGCTCAGGAAGGCTTTTCTGCTTTGGGGCTTGACGCGGCTAAGATGACAGAAGCATTCGGAAGCGGCGGTGATACGGCAAAGCAGGCATTTCAGCAGACCATTGCCGCTTTAAGCAGCATGGAAGATCCTGTCAGTAGAAATATAGCAGGAATGAAGCTATTTGGCAGCGCTTGGGGAGAGCTTGGCAGTGAAGGAATTATGGCATTGTCCAACTTGGATGGATCTGTAACGCTGTCAACGGAACACCTGGAAGAATTAAATAGTGTAAAATACAACGATGCAGCCAGCGCGCTGAGTTCTTTGGCTAAGACGATCAATATGGGGCTAGCTGGTCCCATAGGCAATACAGTTGACAATGTGACCAAAGCCATCAGCAGCTTTACAACCGGGCTTAAGGGGAATGTCGGTGAAATCAGTGGGATCTTTGGTGCCATTGGATTTGTAGCAGGAACTGTGGGGAGGGCTTTTACTGAAATATGGCCTGTGATTGAACCTGTTTTGTGGGGAATCATTGCAGCATTGATTGTTTACAACGCGACCATGGAGGAAGGATGGATTGCGGTATTAAAGAATGCGGCCGGTGAGGCGTGGAAAACAATCTGTGATTGGGCAGAGACTGCAGCGATAATTGCATTGATAGCTGCACAGGATGGATTAAATGCAGCATTAGCTGCCTGTCCCCTTAACTGGATAATTATGCTTATTATCATTTTAATAGCGCTTTTTTATGCAGGTGTGGCTGCTGTTAATAAATTCGCCGGAACCTCTTACAGTGCAACCGGACTAATATGCGGTGTTATTGCGGTAGCCGTTGCATTTATAGCTAATGCTCTTATGGGGCTTTTAGAAATTGGATTTGGGATTATTGAGTACTTTTATAATGGCTGGGTAGCTTTTGCAAACTTTTTTGGAAATCTGTTTAATGATCCGGTCGCTTCCGTGATTCATTTATTTGCGGATTTAGGTGATACGGTTCTCGGAGTGATACAAAAGATAGCAGAGGGCCTGGACTTTATATTTGGTACGAATATGGCGGATACTGTGAAAGGCTGGCGGGATGATTTGTCTAATCTTGCCGATGAGTTAGCTGATAAGTATGGAAATGGAACTTATGAAGTCAAAGCAGATAAGCTGGATATGGATCAGGTATTGGCTGACCTTGGCTGGTCACCGGAACGGTTGAAATATGGTGAAAACTTCCAGAAGTGGGATACATTTGGAAGAGGGTTAGAAGGAGGTGCCAAGGGAAAACTTGATGACATAAAAAACTTCTTTAGAGGAGGGACTTCGGAAGACGCCCTGTCCGGAACAACTGACAGCATTGCCCAGGGTATCGGAGATACTGCCATGAATACGGCAGCCATGGCAGACTCAATGGATATCGTGGATGAGGAACTGAAATATATGAGGGATGCCGCAGAGCAGGAAATCATTAACCGTTTTACACTGGCGGAACTGAAGGTAGATGTAAATAACAACAACAC
- a CDS encoding DUF6774 domain-containing protein codes for MQPCELVMFVSSLACCIAEDRSSDELALLGAIFSQLGDSLATIAAQQDLCCDLNEKKDTS; via the coding sequence ATGCAACCCTGTGAACTGGTGATGTTCGTATCTTCTCTGGCCTGCTGCATTGCTGAGGACCGGTCCTCCGATGAGCTCGCTCTGCTTGGGGCTATTTTCTCCCAGCTTGGAGATTCTCTGGCAACCATTGCGGCGCAGCAGGACTTGTGTTGCGATTTAAATGAAAAAAAAGATACCAGCTAA